From Herbiconiux flava, one genomic window encodes:
- a CDS encoding GuaB3 family IMP dehydrogenase-related protein, producing MEIEIGRAKRGRRVYSFDDIAVVPSRRTRDPEDVSTTWSIDAYHFDIPVLAAPMDSVVSPQTAIMIGQLGGVGVLDLEGVWTRYENPEPLLEEIRNLPEGGSTERMQEIYAEPIKPELVTARLAEIRASGVTVAGALSPQRTQELYETVVAAGVDLFVIRGTTVSAEHVSKNSEPLNLKKFIYELDVPVIVGGAATYTAALHLMRTGAAGVLVGFGGGAASTTRATLGIHAPMATAVADVAGARRDYMDESGGRYVHVIADGGLGTSGDIVKAISVGADAVMLGSALARASDAPGAGWHWGAEAHHAQLPRGQRVHVGQVAPLEQILYGPSPVSDGTANLMGALRRSMATTGYSDLKEFQRVEVVVAPYRVD from the coding sequence ATGGAAATTGAGATTGGGCGCGCCAAGCGCGGGCGCCGCGTGTACTCGTTCGACGACATCGCGGTGGTGCCGTCGCGGCGCACGCGCGATCCCGAGGACGTGTCGACGACGTGGTCGATCGACGCGTACCACTTCGACATCCCGGTGCTCGCCGCACCGATGGACTCGGTGGTCTCGCCCCAGACCGCCATCATGATCGGTCAGCTCGGCGGCGTCGGCGTGCTCGACCTCGAGGGCGTCTGGACGCGGTACGAGAACCCCGAGCCGCTGCTCGAGGAGATCCGCAACCTGCCCGAGGGCGGGTCCACCGAGCGCATGCAGGAGATCTACGCCGAGCCGATCAAGCCCGAGCTCGTCACCGCACGACTGGCGGAGATCCGCGCATCCGGAGTCACCGTCGCCGGCGCCCTGTCGCCGCAGCGCACCCAGGAGCTGTACGAGACGGTGGTCGCCGCCGGTGTCGACCTGTTCGTCATCCGTGGCACGACCGTCTCCGCCGAGCACGTCTCGAAGAACTCCGAGCCGCTGAACCTGAAGAAGTTCATCTACGAGCTCGACGTGCCCGTGATCGTGGGCGGCGCCGCCACCTACACCGCGGCGCTCCACCTCATGCGCACCGGTGCGGCCGGCGTGCTCGTCGGCTTCGGCGGCGGCGCGGCCTCCACCACCCGTGCGACGCTCGGCATCCACGCCCCGATGGCCACGGCCGTCGCCGACGTGGCCGGCGCCCGCCGCGACTACATGGACGAGTCGGGCGGCCGCTACGTGCACGTCATCGCCGACGGCGGCCTCGGCACGAGCGGCGACATCGTCAAGGCCATCTCGGTCGGCGCCGACGCCGTCATGCTGGGCAGTGCGCTCGCCCGCGCATCCGACGCCCCCGGAGCCGGCTGGCACTGGGGAGCCGAGGCGCACCACGCGCAGCTGCCCCGCGGCCAGCGCGTGCACGTGGGGCAGGTCGCCCCGCTCGAGCAGATCCTGTACGGCCCGTCGCCGGTCTCCGACGGCACGGCGAACCTGATGGGCGCCCTGCGGCGCTCGATGGCGACCACCGGCTACAGCGACCTCAAGGAATTCCAGCGGGTCGAAGTGGTTGTCGCCCCGTACCGGGTTGACTAG
- a CDS encoding ABC transporter substrate-binding protein, which produces MSVFAKATASRSKPLSIVAGVAAFSATALLLASCASTPASDGGETTAAAALCGPDAATAAADITPVAPETAQTRETKLKLGSILPTTGSLAYLGPPEIAGVDLAIDEINASASGILGGNAEVIHRDSGDTTTDIATQSATDLLSQGVAGIVGAASSGVSFTFIDQVTGAQVVQVSPANTSPDFSTYADGGYYFRTAPSDVLQGRVLGNLIVNDGATNVGIIYLNDAYGSGLEENVSKAVEAAGGTVVASEAFNEGDSQFSAQIDAVVAEDPDAIALIAFDQTKVIIPELVGTKGFDGSKVYFVDGNLADYSADFEEGVLNCAKGTLPGVLADDAFKAKLLGVNPDLKDFSYGAESYDAVNLMALAAVAGGSATGPVIQANMQAVSEGGTKCTSFSECADLLAAGTDVDYDGVSGPITFDENGDPTEAYIGIYQYGKDSTYSPLNVEFGSLAG; this is translated from the coding sequence ATGAGCGTATTTGCGAAGGCCACGGCCTCGCGCTCGAAGCCCCTCTCGATCGTTGCCGGCGTAGCCGCGTTCAGCGCCACGGCCCTGCTGCTGGCCTCGTGCGCGTCGACGCCCGCGAGCGACGGCGGAGAGACCACCGCGGCGGCAGCACTCTGCGGCCCCGACGCTGCGACCGCAGCGGCCGACATCACGCCCGTCGCACCCGAGACGGCGCAGACCCGCGAGACCAAGCTCAAGCTCGGCTCGATCCTGCCGACCACGGGCTCGCTGGCCTACCTCGGCCCGCCCGAGATCGCCGGTGTCGACCTCGCCATCGACGAGATCAACGCGTCCGCGTCGGGCATCCTGGGCGGCAACGCCGAGGTCATCCACCGCGACTCGGGTGACACCACCACCGACATCGCGACCCAGTCGGCCACCGACCTGCTCAGCCAGGGCGTCGCCGGCATCGTCGGCGCCGCGTCGTCGGGTGTCTCGTTCACCTTCATCGACCAGGTGACCGGTGCGCAGGTCGTCCAGGTGTCGCCGGCGAACACCTCGCCCGACTTCTCGACCTACGCCGACGGCGGGTACTACTTCCGCACCGCACCGTCCGACGTTCTGCAGGGCCGCGTGCTCGGCAACCTGATCGTCAACGACGGCGCGACCAACGTCGGCATCATCTACCTGAACGACGCCTACGGCTCGGGCCTGGAGGAGAACGTCTCCAAGGCCGTCGAGGCCGCCGGTGGCACCGTCGTCGCCTCCGAGGCGTTCAACGAGGGTGACAGCCAGTTCAGCGCTCAGATCGACGCCGTCGTGGCCGAAGACCCCGACGCCATCGCGCTGATCGCCTTCGACCAGACCAAGGTCATCATCCCCGAGCTCGTCGGAACCAAGGGCTTCGACGGCAGCAAGGTCTACTTCGTCGACGGCAACCTCGCCGACTACTCGGCCGACTTCGAAGAGGGCGTGCTGAACTGCGCGAAGGGCACCCTGCCCGGCGTGCTGGCCGACGACGCCTTCAAGGCGAAGCTGCTCGGTGTGAACCCCGACCTGAAGGACTTCAGCTACGGCGCAGAGTCCTACGACGCGGTCAACCTGATGGCCCTCGCGGCCGTCGCGGGCGGCTCCGCCACCGGTCCGGTCATCCAGGCGAACATGCAGGCGGTCTCCGAGGGCGGCACGAAGTGCACCAGCTTCTCCGAGTGCGCCGACCTGCTCGCTGCGGGCACCGACGTCGACTACGACGGCGTCTCCGGGCCCATCACCTTCGATGAGAACGGCGACCCGACCGAGGCGTACATCGGCATCTACCAGTACGGCAAGGACAGCACCTACTCGCCGCTGAACGTCGAGTTCGGCTCGCTGGCAGGCTAG
- the guaB gene encoding IMP dehydrogenase: MDQPDPFGFVGLTYDDVMLLPGHTDVIPSEADTSSRLTKRIEVATPLLSAAMDTVTESRMAVAMARQGGLGILHRNLSIIDQAEQVDRVKRSESGMVTDPVTTTPDATVAEVDALCGMYRVSGLPVVDGQGVLVGIVTNRDMRFVSPFEKQTTFVRDVMTKMPLITARVGVDPDDAVAIFAQHKIEKLPIVDDAGRLSGLITVKDFDKSEKYPNATKDSAGRLRVGAAIGFFGDAWQRATNLLDAGVDVIVVDTANGDSAGVLDIIRRLKSDSAFADVDVIGGNVATRSGAQALVDAGADAIKVGVGPGSICTTRVVAGVGVPQVTAVYEASLAAREAGVPVIADGGLQYSGDIAKALVAGADTVMLGSLLAGCDESPGDLVFVNGKQFKNYRGMGSLGALQTRGEKTSYSKDRYFQSDVPSDDKLIAEGIEGQVPYRGPLANVAYQLAGGLRQSMFYVGARTIGELKQKGKFVRITAAGLKESHPHDVQMVVEAPNYRR; the protein is encoded by the coding sequence ATGGACCAGCCGGATCCGTTCGGATTTGTCGGATTGACGTACGACGACGTGATGCTGCTGCCGGGTCATACCGACGTCATCCCGAGCGAGGCCGACACCTCCTCCCGGCTGACGAAGCGCATCGAGGTCGCCACCCCGCTGCTGTCGGCGGCGATGGACACCGTGACGGAGTCGCGCATGGCGGTGGCCATGGCGCGGCAGGGCGGACTGGGCATCCTGCACCGCAACCTGTCGATCATCGACCAGGCCGAGCAGGTCGACCGCGTGAAGCGCAGCGAGTCGGGCATGGTGACCGACCCGGTCACGACGACTCCGGATGCGACGGTCGCCGAGGTCGATGCCCTCTGCGGCATGTACCGGGTGAGCGGGCTCCCCGTGGTCGACGGCCAGGGCGTGCTCGTCGGCATCGTCACCAACCGCGACATGCGCTTCGTCTCGCCGTTCGAGAAGCAGACCACGTTCGTGCGCGACGTGATGACGAAGATGCCGCTGATCACCGCGCGCGTCGGGGTCGACCCCGACGACGCCGTCGCGATCTTCGCGCAGCACAAGATCGAGAAGCTCCCCATCGTCGACGACGCGGGCCGGCTCTCGGGCCTGATCACGGTGAAGGACTTCGACAAGAGCGAGAAGTACCCCAACGCCACCAAGGACTCGGCCGGCCGGCTGCGCGTCGGCGCCGCCATCGGCTTCTTCGGCGACGCCTGGCAGCGCGCCACCAACCTGCTCGACGCGGGCGTCGACGTGATCGTGGTCGACACGGCCAACGGCGACAGCGCGGGCGTGCTCGACATCATCCGCCGGCTGAAGAGCGATTCGGCGTTCGCCGACGTCGACGTCATCGGCGGCAACGTGGCCACCCGCTCGGGGGCGCAGGCGCTCGTCGACGCGGGTGCCGACGCGATCAAGGTCGGCGTCGGTCCGGGCTCGATCTGCACCACGCGCGTCGTCGCCGGTGTGGGTGTGCCCCAGGTGACCGCGGTCTACGAGGCGTCGCTCGCGGCGCGCGAGGCCGGCGTGCCGGTGATCGCCGACGGCGGTCTGCAGTACTCGGGCGACATCGCGAAGGCCCTCGTGGCCGGCGCCGACACCGTCATGCTCGGGTCGCTCCTCGCGGGCTGCGACGAGAGCCCGGGCGACCTGGTGTTCGTCAACGGCAAGCAGTTCAAGAACTACCGGGGCATGGGCTCGCTGGGCGCGCTGCAGACCCGGGGCGAGAAGACCTCGTACTCGAAGGACCGCTACTTCCAGTCCGACGTGCCCTCCGACGACAAGCTGATCGCCGAGGGCATCGAGGGCCAGGTGCCCTACCGCGGCCCGCTCGCGAACGTGGCCTACCAGCTGGCCGGCGGCCTGCGCCAGTCGATGTTCTACGTCGGCGCGCGCACCATCGGCGAGCTGAAGCAGAAGGGCAAGTTCGTGCGCATCACGGCGGCCGGCCTCAAGGAGTCGCACCCGCACGACGTGCAGATGGTCGTCGAGGCCCCCAACTACCGCCGCTGA
- a CDS encoding branched-chain amino acid ABC transporter permease, with protein MDWGNIFGNAVGELISPTTAAYALAAIGLGIHFGYTGLLNFGQAAFLLIGAYGFAIPTLAGAPLVVAVICAILCSVIFAFILGIPTLRLRADYLAIVTIAAAEVVRYVVTTTGLTDFTGAANGLSGFKGTFAAINPIPQGTYGFGPFTYSAYDWWVRIVGWVIVILASVLVFLLMRSPWGRVVKGIREDEDAVRSLGKNVYSYKMQSLVLGGVLGSVAGIIFILPRAVQPANYTTGLTFFIWTIMLLGGAATIFGPIIGSMIFWVVLSLTQGILYGAIESGAIGFLSTTQAGQVRFILVGVALMLLVIFRPQGIFGNKKELSFSV; from the coding sequence ATGGACTGGGGAAACATCTTCGGCAACGCCGTCGGCGAGCTGATCAGCCCGACGACCGCCGCCTACGCGCTGGCGGCCATCGGCCTGGGCATCCACTTCGGCTACACGGGCCTCCTGAACTTCGGTCAGGCGGCGTTCCTCCTGATCGGGGCCTACGGCTTCGCGATCCCGACCCTCGCGGGCGCCCCGCTCGTGGTGGCGGTGATCTGCGCGATCCTCTGCTCGGTGATCTTCGCGTTCATCCTGGGCATACCGACGCTGAGACTGAGGGCCGACTACCTGGCGATCGTCACGATCGCGGCCGCAGAAGTCGTGAGATACGTGGTCACGACCACGGGCCTGACCGACTTCACTGGTGCGGCGAACGGACTCTCGGGCTTCAAGGGCACCTTCGCGGCGATCAACCCGATCCCGCAGGGCACCTACGGGTTCGGGCCGTTCACCTACTCGGCCTACGACTGGTGGGTGCGCATCGTCGGCTGGGTGATCGTCATCCTCGCCAGCGTGCTCGTCTTCCTGCTCATGCGCAGCCCCTGGGGCCGCGTCGTCAAGGGCATCCGTGAGGACGAGGATGCGGTGCGCAGCCTCGGCAAGAACGTCTACTCCTACAAGATGCAGTCGCTAGTGCTCGGTGGCGTGCTCGGCTCGGTCGCGGGAATCATCTTCATCCTGCCTCGCGCCGTGCAGCCCGCGAACTACACCACGGGCCTGACGTTCTTCATCTGGACGATCATGCTCCTCGGTGGTGCGGCCACCATCTTCGGCCCGATCATCGGCTCGATGATCTTCTGGGTCGTGCTGTCGCTGACTCAGGGCATCCTGTACGGCGCGATCGAGTCGGGGGCCATCGGCTTCCTCTCGACCACCCAGGCGGGCCAGGTGCGATTCATCCTCGTGGGTGTCGCCCTGATGCTGCTCGTCATCTTCAGACCGCAAGGTATCTTCGGAAACAAGAAGGAGCTGTCCTTCAGTGTCTAA
- the rarD gene encoding EamA family transporter RarD, with the protein MPDRSAPALTFRAGLLYAVGAYVLWGVLPLYFLLMQPAGAFEIVAWRILFSLVFCALLLTVTRGWRPFLAIARQPRLLFLMALAGLLIYINWQTYILGTLSGQVVETSLGYFINPIVTVLLSVLVLREKLRMLQWAAIGISLVAVLVLAVGHGTVPWLALVLAASFGTYGLVKKHVGPRVDAVSGLSLETAWLAPLATVQLIVVSMLPGGLVFGTVSPVHTGLMLLSGVATAVPLLMFASATRRLPLAYVGFIQFVAPILQFAIGVFVLHEPMPPERWAGFAVVWVAVLVLIVDMARAARR; encoded by the coding sequence GTGCCCGACCGTTCCGCCCCCGCGCTCACCTTCCGCGCCGGTCTGCTCTACGCCGTCGGGGCCTACGTGCTGTGGGGCGTCCTCCCCCTCTACTTCCTCCTCATGCAGCCGGCCGGCGCGTTCGAGATCGTCGCCTGGCGCATCCTGTTCTCGCTGGTGTTCTGCGCACTGCTGCTCACGGTCACGCGCGGCTGGCGGCCCTTCCTGGCTATCGCCCGGCAGCCCCGGCTGCTGTTCCTGATGGCGCTGGCGGGCCTCCTGATCTACATCAACTGGCAGACCTACATCCTCGGCACGCTCTCGGGTCAGGTCGTCGAGACCTCCCTCGGCTACTTCATCAATCCGATCGTCACCGTGCTGCTCAGCGTGCTCGTGCTGCGCGAGAAGCTCAGGATGCTCCAGTGGGCCGCCATCGGGATCAGCCTCGTCGCCGTGCTCGTGCTGGCCGTCGGGCACGGCACGGTGCCGTGGCTCGCCCTCGTGCTGGCGGCCTCCTTCGGCACCTACGGTCTGGTCAAGAAGCACGTCGGCCCCCGGGTGGACGCGGTCAGCGGACTGTCCCTCGAGACCGCCTGGCTCGCCCCGCTCGCGACCGTGCAGCTGATCGTCGTCTCGATGCTGCCGGGCGGCCTGGTGTTCGGCACCGTCAGTCCGGTGCACACGGGCCTGATGCTGCTCTCGGGCGTCGCCACCGCCGTGCCGTTGCTGATGTTCGCCTCGGCGACGCGGCGACTGCCGCTGGCCTACGTGGGCTTCATCCAGTTCGTGGCGCCCATCCTGCAGTTCGCCATCGGGGTCTTCGTGCTGCACGAGCCCATGCCGCCGGAGCGCTGGGCGGGCTTCGCCGTCGTCTGGGTCGCCGTGCTGGTGCTGATCGTCGACATGGCCCGGGCCGCGCGGCGCTGA
- a CDS encoding ABC transporter ATP-binding protein, giving the protein MSDLGPNEHNDSESTLSAESSTTHTLAPTDRGEAVLRTEDLVGGYLPGVNILNGCTIEAFPGELIGIIGPNGAGKSTVLKAIFGQIKIRGGRVVLKGEDITGLKANKLVSKGVGMVPQNNNVFPSLTIEENLEMGLFQKPSIFSERFDFVTTLFPELGKRRKQRAGSLSGGERQMVAMGRALMMEPSVLLLDEPSAGLSPVRQDETFMRVHQINRAGVSVIMVEQNARRCLQICDRAYVLDQGKDAYTGTGRELMKDPKVIELYLGTLAADQGH; this is encoded by the coding sequence ATGAGCGACTTAGGCCCCAACGAGCACAACGACTCCGAGAGCACCCTGTCGGCGGAATCGTCGACGACCCACACCCTCGCCCCGACCGACCGTGGCGAGGCCGTGCTGCGAACCGAAGACCTCGTGGGCGGCTACCTGCCCGGCGTGAACATCCTGAACGGATGCACGATCGAGGCGTTCCCGGGAGAACTGATCGGCATCATCGGCCCGAACGGCGCCGGCAAGTCGACCGTGCTGAAGGCGATCTTCGGTCAGATCAAGATCCGCGGCGGTCGCGTGGTGCTGAAGGGCGAGGACATCACGGGCCTCAAGGCCAACAAGCTCGTCTCCAAGGGCGTCGGCATGGTGCCGCAGAACAACAACGTGTTCCCGAGCCTGACGATCGAGGAGAACCTCGAGATGGGCCTGTTCCAGAAGCCCTCGATCTTCTCGGAGCGCTTCGACTTCGTCACGACGCTGTTCCCGGAGCTCGGCAAGCGCCGCAAGCAGCGCGCGGGCTCGCTCTCGGGCGGTGAGCGGCAGATGGTGGCCATGGGCCGTGCGCTGATGATGGAGCCGTCGGTGCTGCTGCTCGACGAGCCCTCGGCGGGCCTGTCCCCCGTGCGTCAGGACGAGACCTTCATGCGGGTGCACCAGATCAACCGCGCCGGCGTCTCGGTGATCATGGTCGAGCAGAACGCCCGCCGCTGCCTGCAGATCTGCGACCGCGCCTACGTGCTCGACCAGGGCAAGGACGCGTACACCGGCACCGGCCGCGAGCTGATGAAGGACCCGAAGGTCATCGAGCTCTACCTCGGCACGCTGGCGGCCGACCAGGGCCACTGA
- a CDS encoding ABC transporter ATP-binding protein, with amino-acid sequence MSNLPASTAPVSGIPTTHPLVKGEVGPGCAKVDPIVIADSVTRQFGGLKAVDVDHLEIPRGKITALIGPNGAGKTTMFNLLTGFDKPNTGTWEFDGKSLAGVPAFKVARSGMVRTFQLTKSLGRLSVLQNMLLGATGQKGEKLFASLIRPIWKKQEEENTARADDLLARFKLDAKREDYAASLSGGQRKLLEMARALMSKPQLIMLDEPMAGVNPALTQSLLGHIKNLKEDGTSVLFVEHDMHMVMHISDWVVVMAEGRVVAEGPPETVMKDPAVIDAYLGAHHDTDLGDLMEDGPNPVLEAERKAHEAHPEAETTGYGEKDKA; translated from the coding sequence GTGTCTAATCTCCCCGCCTCCACCGCGCCGGTCTCCGGCATCCCGACCACGCACCCGCTCGTCAAGGGCGAGGTGGGTCCCGGATGCGCGAAGGTCGACCCCATCGTCATCGCCGACAGCGTGACGCGGCAGTTCGGCGGCCTCAAGGCGGTCGACGTCGATCACCTCGAGATCCCGCGCGGCAAGATCACCGCCCTGATCGGCCCGAACGGTGCCGGCAAGACGACCATGTTCAACCTGCTGACCGGCTTCGACAAGCCGAACACGGGCACGTGGGAGTTCGACGGCAAGTCGCTCGCGGGCGTTCCGGCCTTCAAGGTGGCGCGCTCCGGCATGGTGCGCACCTTCCAGCTGACGAAGTCGCTCGGTCGGCTGAGCGTGCTGCAGAACATGCTGCTCGGCGCCACCGGCCAGAAGGGCGAGAAGCTGTTCGCCTCGCTCATCCGCCCGATCTGGAAGAAGCAGGAGGAGGAGAACACGGCGCGTGCCGACGACCTCCTCGCCCGCTTCAAGCTCGACGCGAAGCGCGAGGACTACGCGGCCTCCCTGTCGGGCGGTCAGCGCAAGCTGCTCGAGATGGCGCGTGCGCTGATGTCAAAGCCCCAGCTGATCATGCTCGACGAGCCGATGGCCGGTGTCAACCCGGCGCTGACGCAGTCGCTGCTCGGCCACATCAAGAACCTCAAGGAGGACGGCACCTCGGTGCTGTTCGTCGAGCACGACATGCACATGGTCATGCACATCTCGGACTGGGTGGTCGTGATGGCCGAGGGCCGCGTCGTGGCCGAGGGCCCGCCCGAGACCGTCATGAAGGACCCGGCCGTGATCGACGCCTACCTCGGCGCCCACCACGACACCGACCTCGGCGACCTCATGGAGGACGGCCCCAACCCGGTGCTGGAGGCGGAGCGCAAGGCGCACGAGGCGCATCCTGAGGCCGAGACGACCGGCTACGGCGAGAAGGACAAGGCATGA
- a CDS encoding branched-chain amino acid ABC transporter permease, whose protein sequence is MVSLCLGIVLGSGALSASATETPAPTPTPTSDFTNTLTINGVLRDGDTLVEGAEITVAGAAGFEETATTDDTGRWAVVVPEKGEYTVTLDPDTLPDGVELRDPDKATSTVAADEWLTNTLTRSFPLGADTRQTTGFFEQFLQRLAAGLNFGLLIALAAIGITLIFGTTGLNNFAHGEMVTFGAIVAWIFAVLLGLNIFVAMVIALVLGGVFGYLNDWLLWRPLRRKGVKLVQAMIVSIGLAIALRYLYLMNIGGDTKTMSVGLSDAVVLGPVRITTGSLLSMVISVVVLLLVGLFLTRTRIGKATRAVSDNPSLAAASGIDVDRIIRIVWVIAGALAALAGVMLALYRQVSWDMGFQVLLLMFAAVTLGGLGSAYGALVGSIVVGLFVELSTLFIPPDLKYAAALVVLIVVLLVRPQGILGRKERIG, encoded by the coding sequence GTGGTCTCCCTCTGTCTCGGCATCGTGCTGGGCTCGGGAGCCCTGTCGGCGTCGGCGACCGAGACCCCCGCTCCGACCCCGACCCCCACGAGCGACTTCACGAACACGCTCACCATCAACGGTGTGCTGCGTGACGGCGACACCCTCGTCGAGGGGGCCGAGATCACCGTCGCGGGAGCGGCCGGTTTCGAGGAGACCGCCACCACCGACGACACGGGCCGCTGGGCCGTCGTCGTGCCGGAGAAGGGCGAGTACACCGTCACGCTCGACCCCGACACGCTGCCCGACGGCGTCGAGCTGCGCGACCCCGACAAGGCGACGTCCACCGTCGCCGCCGACGAGTGGCTGACGAACACGCTCACCCGCTCGTTCCCGCTGGGCGCGGACACCCGGCAGACGACGGGCTTCTTCGAGCAGTTCCTGCAGCGTCTCGCGGCCGGCCTGAACTTCGGCCTGCTGATCGCCCTCGCGGCCATCGGCATCACGCTGATCTTCGGCACCACCGGCCTGAACAACTTCGCGCACGGCGAGATGGTGACCTTCGGGGCCATCGTCGCCTGGATCTTCGCGGTGCTGCTCGGCCTCAACATCTTCGTCGCGATGGTCATCGCGCTGGTGCTCGGCGGTGTCTTCGGCTACCTCAACGACTGGCTGCTCTGGCGGCCACTCCGGCGGAAGGGCGTGAAGCTCGTCCAGGCGATGATCGTCTCGATCGGTCTCGCCATCGCCCTGCGCTACCTCTACCTCATGAACATCGGCGGCGACACGAAGACCATGAGCGTCGGGCTGTCGGATGCGGTGGTGCTCGGCCCGGTGCGCATCACCACCGGCTCGCTGCTCAGCATGGTGATCTCGGTCGTGGTGCTGCTGCTCGTCGGCCTCTTCCTCACCCGCACCCGTATCGGCAAGGCGACCCGGGCCGTCTCGGACAACCCGTCGCTGGCCGCCGCATCCGGGATCGACGTCGACCGCATCATCCGCATCGTCTGGGTGATCGCCGGAGCCCTCGCGGCCCTCGCCGGCGTGATGCTGGCCCTCTACCGCCAGGTCTCGTGGGACATGGGCTTCCAGGTGCTGCTGCTGATGTTCGCCGCGGTCACCCTCGGCGGGCTCGGCTCCGCCTACGGCGCCCTCGTCGGCTCCATCGTCGTCGGGCTGTTCGTCGAGCTGTCGACGCTGTTCATCCCGCCGGACCTCAAGTACGCCGCCGCCCTGGTGGTGCTCATCGTCGTGCTGCTCGTGCGACCACAGGGCATCCTCGGACGCAAAGAACGAATCGGTTAA
- a CDS encoding glycerol-3-phosphate dehydrogenase/oxidase, with product MATTTSVSHSTKIGPDERRDAIASLKDKELDILVVGGGIVGTGAALDAVTRGLRTGMVEARDWASGTSSRSSKLVHGGIRYLEQLDFRLVREALIERGLLLQRIAPHLVKPVRFLYPLNKRVIERAYIGAGMLLYDIFSYSGGRPPGVPHHRHLSRKQVQELMPSLAKDALIGGITYYDAQVDDARYVSSLARTAASYGAHVASRVQVEGFIKVGERVVGVHAHDLETGEKFDIRAKQVVNATGVWTDETQAMVGERGQFKVRASKGIHLVVPRDRFQGQSGLLLRTEKSVLFVIPWGRHWLIGTTDTDWTLDKAHPAATAADIDYLLEHVNKVLAVPLTREDVEGVFAGLRPLLAGESDQTSKLSREHLVAHSVPGLVVIAGGKWTTYRVMAKDAIDAAVSALDGKISPSVTQDIALLGAEGYKAAWNKRDKIARRFGVHPVRIEHLLNRYGTLTDELLGLIAEDPSLAEPLPGADDYIAAEVVYAASHESALHLDDVLARRTRISIEAWDRGVSAAPVAARLMAGVLGWSDEQVEKEIAVYLERVEAERASQLQPDDESAERVRLEAPDIVKTD from the coding sequence ATGGCCACGACGACGTCGGTATCGCACTCCACGAAGATCGGGCCCGACGAACGTCGGGACGCGATCGCCTCGCTGAAGGACAAAGAGCTCGACATCCTCGTGGTCGGCGGTGGCATCGTCGGGACGGGTGCTGCGCTGGATGCCGTGACCCGCGGGCTGCGCACCGGGATGGTCGAGGCGCGGGACTGGGCATCCGGAACCTCGAGCCGGTCGTCGAAGCTCGTGCACGGCGGCATCCGCTACCTCGAGCAGCTCGACTTCCGTCTGGTGCGTGAGGCGCTGATCGAGCGCGGGCTGCTGCTGCAGCGCATCGCGCCGCACCTCGTGAAGCCCGTGCGCTTCCTCTACCCCCTGAACAAGCGCGTGATCGAGCGGGCCTACATCGGCGCCGGCATGCTGCTCTACGACATCTTCAGCTACTCCGGCGGCCGCCCGCCCGGGGTGCCGCATCACCGCCACCTCTCGCGCAAGCAGGTGCAGGAGCTGATGCCGAGCCTCGCGAAGGACGCGCTGATCGGCGGCATCACCTACTACGACGCTCAGGTCGACGACGCCCGCTACGTCTCGAGCCTCGCCCGCACGGCCGCCTCCTACGGCGCCCACGTGGCCAGCCGGGTGCAGGTCGAGGGCTTCATCAAGGTGGGCGAGCGGGTCGTCGGCGTGCACGCGCATGATCTCGAGACGGGTGAGAAGTTCGACATCCGCGCCAAGCAGGTCGTGAACGCGACCGGCGTCTGGACCGACGAGACCCAGGCGATGGTGGGGGAGCGCGGGCAGTTCAAGGTGCGGGCCTCCAAGGGCATCCACCTCGTGGTGCCGCGCGACCGTTTCCAGGGCCAGTCGGGGCTGCTGCTGCGCACCGAGAAGAGCGTGCTGTTCGTCATCCCGTGGGGCCGGCACTGGCTGATCGGCACCACCGACACCGACTGGACCCTCGACAAGGCGCACCCGGCCGCGACCGCCGCCGACATCGACTACCTGCTCGAGCACGTGAACAAGGTGCTCGCCGTGCCGCTGACCCGGGAGGACGTGGAGGGCGTGTTCGCCGGCCTCCGCCCGCTGCTCGCCGGCGAGAGCGACCAGACCTCGAAGCTGTCGCGCGAGCACCTCGTCGCGCACTCGGTGCCAGGCCTCGTGGTGATCGCGGGGGGCAAGTGGACGACCTACCGCGTGATGGCGAAGGACGCCATCGACGCGGCCGTCTCCGCGCTCGACGGGAAGATCTCGCCGTCGGTCACGCAGGACATCGCGCTGCTCGGCGCCGAGGGGTACAAGGCGGCCTGGAACAAGCGCGACAAGATCGCCCGCCGGTTCGGCGTGCATCCGGTGCGAATCGAGCACCTGCTGAACCGCTACGGCACGCTGACGGATGAGCTGCTGGGCCTGATCGCCGAGGATCCGTCGCTCGCCGAGCCGCTGCCCGGCGCCGACGACTACATCGCGGCCGAGGTCGTCTACGCGGCCTCGCACGAGAGCGCGCTGCACCTCGACGACGTGCTCGCCCGGCGCACCCGCATCTCGATCGAGGCGTGGGACCGCGGGGTCTCGGCCGCACCGGTCGCCGCCCGCCTGATGGCCGGCGTGCTCGGCTGGAGCGACGAGCAGGTCGAGAAGGAGATCGCGGTCTACCTCGAGCGGGTCGAGGCCGAGCGGGCCAGCCAGCTGCAGCCCGACGACGAGTCGGCCGAGCGGGTGCGGCTCGAGGCACCCGACATCGTGAAGACCGACTGA